In a single window of the Nocardiopsis composta genome:
- a CDS encoding lytic transglycosylase domain-containing protein, whose translation MKPVVAAGVALVSVVGAAAGLGAAAVLLAGQGAGGAGGEPAVIPPGAADIPIDTAPRKAAPRASTGPEEAADDRPGPTAEEPSGDWLAQTAEAAGLPERALLSYAAAQLALTEELPECNISWPTLAGIGAVESRHGTLDGGEVGPDGRTTGDIIGIPLDGTDDTAAIADTDGGEYDGDTRWDRAVGPMQFIPSTWEQWGADGNGDGVADPHSLDDAALAAARYLCADGRDLTDPADWRDAVLSYNRSDAYVADVMENAHTYATSTRTTVTP comes from the coding sequence GTGAAACCGGTGGTCGCGGCTGGGGTCGCGCTCGTCTCGGTGGTCGGTGCGGCGGCCGGGCTGGGCGCCGCCGCGGTGCTGCTGGCCGGGCAGGGGGCCGGAGGGGCGGGCGGCGAACCCGCGGTCATCCCGCCGGGGGCGGCCGACATACCGATCGACACCGCGCCCCGGAAGGCCGCCCCGCGGGCCTCCACCGGGCCGGAGGAGGCCGCCGACGACCGGCCCGGCCCCACCGCGGAGGAGCCCAGCGGCGACTGGCTGGCGCAGACCGCCGAGGCGGCCGGCCTCCCCGAGCGCGCCCTGCTCTCCTATGCCGCCGCGCAGCTCGCGCTCACCGAGGAGCTGCCGGAGTGCAACATCTCCTGGCCCACCCTGGCCGGCATCGGCGCGGTGGAGTCGCGGCACGGCACCCTGGACGGCGGCGAGGTCGGTCCGGACGGCCGCACCACCGGCGACATCATCGGCATCCCGCTGGACGGCACGGACGACACCGCGGCCATCGCCGACACCGATGGCGGCGAGTACGACGGCGACACCCGCTGGGACCGCGCCGTCGGCCCGATGCAGTTCATCCCCTCCACCTGGGAGCAGTGGGGCGCCGACGGCAACGGCGACGGCGTCGCCGACCCGCACAGCCTGGACGACGCCGCGCTGGCCGCCGCCCGCTACCTGTGCGCCGACGGCCGCGACCTGACCGACCCCGCCGACTGGCGGGACGCGGTGCTCTCCTACAACCGGTCCGACGCCTACGTCGCCGATGTGATGGAGAACGCGCACACCTACGCCACCAGCACCCGGACGACCGTCACACCCTGA
- a CDS encoding GuaB3 family IMP dehydrogenase-related protein, producing the protein MEIGLGKNGRRAYELDEIGIVPARRTRDPEEVSLAWQIDAYRFETPLVASPMDSVASPETVVAIGRQGGLGVLDLEGLWTRYEDPEPLLAEIRELGDSAATARLQEIYAAPIKEELIGRRIEQIREAGVVTAARLSPQRTAQYHKAVLDAGVDIFVIRGTTVSAEHVSGRAEPLNLKQFIYDLDVPVVVGGCATYTAALHLMRTGAAGVLVGFGGGSGHTTRSVLGVAVPMASSIGDVAAARRDYLDESGGRYVHVIADGGMTGSGDIAKALACGADAVMVGSPLARATEAPGGGYHWGSEAHHGELPRGERVEVGTIGDLSAILHGPASSSDGSMNLMGALRRTMATAGYSDLKEFQRVEVVVNPHR; encoded by the coding sequence GTGGAGATCGGGCTGGGCAAGAACGGGCGCCGGGCCTATGAGCTCGACGAGATCGGGATCGTGCCGGCCCGGCGCACCCGCGACCCCGAGGAGGTGTCGCTCGCCTGGCAGATCGACGCCTACCGGTTCGAGACGCCGCTGGTCGCCAGCCCCATGGACAGCGTCGCCTCGCCGGAGACGGTGGTCGCCATCGGCCGCCAGGGCGGGCTGGGCGTGCTCGACCTCGAGGGGCTGTGGACCCGCTACGAGGACCCGGAGCCGCTGCTCGCCGAGATCCGCGAGCTGGGCGACTCCGCGGCCACCGCGCGGCTGCAGGAGATCTACGCGGCGCCGATCAAGGAGGAGCTGATCGGCCGCCGGATCGAGCAGATCCGCGAGGCCGGCGTGGTCACCGCGGCCCGGCTGTCGCCGCAGCGCACCGCCCAGTACCACAAGGCGGTGCTGGACGCGGGCGTGGACATCTTCGTCATCCGCGGCACCACCGTCTCCGCCGAGCACGTCTCCGGCCGGGCCGAGCCGCTCAACCTCAAGCAGTTCATCTACGACCTGGACGTCCCGGTCGTGGTCGGCGGCTGCGCCACCTACACCGCCGCCCTGCACCTGATGCGCACCGGCGCGGCCGGCGTGCTGGTCGGCTTCGGCGGCGGCTCGGGGCACACCACCCGCTCCGTGCTGGGCGTCGCGGTGCCGATGGCCAGCTCCATCGGCGACGTCGCCGCGGCCCGCCGGGACTACCTGGACGAGTCCGGCGGCCGCTACGTGCACGTCATCGCGGACGGCGGGATGACCGGCAGCGGCGACATCGCCAAGGCCCTGGCCTGCGGCGCCGACGCGGTCATGGTCGGCTCCCCGCTGGCCCGCGCGACCGAGGCGCCCGGCGGCGGCTACCACTGGGGCAGCGAGGCGCACCACGGCGAGCTGCCGCGCGGCGAGCGGGTGGAGGTCGGCACCATCGGCGACCTCAGCGCGATCCTGCACGGCCCGGCCTCCTCCAGCGACGGCTCGATGAACCTGATGGGCGCACTGCGCCGCACCATGGCCACCGCCGGCTACTCCGACCTCAAGGAGTTCCAGCGGGTGGAGGTCGTGGTCAACCCGCACCGCTGA